A stretch of the Clarias gariepinus isolate MV-2021 ecotype Netherlands chromosome 26, CGAR_prim_01v2, whole genome shotgun sequence genome encodes the following:
- the rbm42 gene encoding RNA-binding protein 42 isoform X2, with the protein MMALKSGEERLKEMEAEMALFEQEVLGGPVAVTAGGPPVVEAVPVALAVPAVQAMPMIRPIIGTNTYQQVQQSLEARAATLVGPPPTFVGPAVPAVRPPPMMRPAFVPHILQRPGGQRMPMMRGPPPQGMMAPPLPRPPPPPPMMMAPPMAGPPQHPMGPIGPPMGSMNTVPPVDSMTPVVTAMPRPVTQPMPKVTPSVIQAAPTVYTAPPAPKRPDMRMPRQLRMEELAASVAEQQAAVMAAGLLEAKKDSVTDDSVIGPSMPEPEPVHTEPPENVTEDKKKGKQEKVRKCIRTAAGVTWEDSSLTEWETDDFRIFCGDLGNEVNDDILTRAFSRYPSFLKAKVVRDKRTGKTKGYGFVSFKDPNDYVRAIRDMNGKYVGSRPIKLRKSTWKDRNLELVRKKQKEKKKLGLR; encoded by the exons ATGATGGCACTAAAATCAGGCGAGGAGCGCCTCAAGGAGATGGAGGCAGAGATGGCGCT GTTTGAGCAGGAGGTTTTGGGAGGACCAGTGGCTGTGACTGCAGGAGGTCCTCCCGTAGTGGAGGCTGTTCCGGTGGCTCTGGCTGTGCCAGCTGTACAAGCTATGCCCATGATCCGGCCCATCATAGGCACAAACACCTACCAGCAG GTCCAACAGAGCTTGGAAGCTAGAGCTGCTACTTTAGTCGGACCTCCCCCCACATTCGTCGGTCCAG CTGTACCTGCGGTGAGGCCTCCTCCGATGATGCGACCTGCGTTTGTTCCACATATCTTGCAGAGACCAG GGGGACAGAGAATGCCAATGATGCGTGGCCCTCCACCACAAGGTATGATGGCACCTCCGCTTCCCcgacctcctcctccaccaccaaTGATGATGGCACCCCCAATGGCCGGACCCCCTCAGCACCCTATGGGTCCCATTGGACCGCCTATGGGATCTATGAACACAGTTCCTCCT GTTGACTCAATGACCCCAGTGGTGACGGCCATGCCTCGGCCAGTGACCCAGCCTATGCCCAAAGTTACTCCCAGTGTTATCCAGGCAGCCCCTACAGTTTATACAGCACCACCCGCCCCTAAAAGACCAGACATGAGGATGCCAAGACAATTACGCATG GAGGAGCTGGCAGCATCAGTAGCCGAGCAACAGGCAGCCGTGATGGCGGCGGGGCTCCTGGAGGCTAAGAAGGACAGCGTCACAGATGACAGCGTCATTGGGCCAAGCATGCCTGAGCCAGAGCCTGTACACACAGAG CCACCAGAGAACGTAACAGAGGATAAGAAGAAAGGGAAACAGGAGAAGGTGAGGAAATGCATCCGTACAGCCGCAGGCGTCACTTGGGAAGACTCCAGCTTAACGGAGTGGGAGACAG ACGACTTTAGGATATTCTGTGGAGATCTGGGTAATGAGGTGAACGACGACATTCTCACAAGAGCATTCAGTCGTTATCCATCCTTTCTGAAGGCTAAAGTGGTACGAGACAAACGTACCGGGAAGACCAAGGGCTATGGCTTTGTCAGCTTCAAGGACCCCAATGACTACGTGCGGGCCATAAGGGACATGAACG GAAAATACGTAGGCAGCCGACCCATCAAGCTGCGAAAGAGCACATGGAAAGACAGGAACCTGGAGCTTGTACGCAAAAAgcagaaggagaaaaagaagctTGGGCTTAGATAA
- the rbm42 gene encoding RNA-binding protein 42 isoform X1, translating to MMALKSGEERLKEMEAEMALFEQEVLGGPVAVTAGGPPVVEAVPVALAVPAVQAMPMIRPIIGTNTYQQVQQSLEARAATLVGPPPTFVGPAVPAVRPPPMMRPAFVPHILQRPGGQRMPMMRGPPPQGMMAPPLPRPPPPPPMMMAPPMAGPPQHPMGPIGPPMGSMNTVPPNRFQMNTNQNLSKLAIGPKEMNGLNMFNSYKVDSMTPVVTAMPRPVTQPMPKVTPSVIQAAPTVYTAPPAPKRPDMRMPRQLRMEELAASVAEQQAAVMAAGLLEAKKDSVTDDSVIGPSMPEPEPVHTEPPENVTEDKKKGKQEKVRKCIRTAAGVTWEDSSLTEWETDDFRIFCGDLGNEVNDDILTRAFSRYPSFLKAKVVRDKRTGKTKGYGFVSFKDPNDYVRAIRDMNGKYVGSRPIKLRKSTWKDRNLELVRKKQKEKKKLGLR from the exons ATGATGGCACTAAAATCAGGCGAGGAGCGCCTCAAGGAGATGGAGGCAGAGATGGCGCT GTTTGAGCAGGAGGTTTTGGGAGGACCAGTGGCTGTGACTGCAGGAGGTCCTCCCGTAGTGGAGGCTGTTCCGGTGGCTCTGGCTGTGCCAGCTGTACAAGCTATGCCCATGATCCGGCCCATCATAGGCACAAACACCTACCAGCAG GTCCAACAGAGCTTGGAAGCTAGAGCTGCTACTTTAGTCGGACCTCCCCCCACATTCGTCGGTCCAG CTGTACCTGCGGTGAGGCCTCCTCCGATGATGCGACCTGCGTTTGTTCCACATATCTTGCAGAGACCAG GGGGACAGAGAATGCCAATGATGCGTGGCCCTCCACCACAAGGTATGATGGCACCTCCGCTTCCCcgacctcctcctccaccaccaaTGATGATGGCACCCCCAATGGCCGGACCCCCTCAGCACCCTATGGGTCCCATTGGACCGCCTATGGGATCTATGAACACAGTTCCTCCT AATCGGTTTCAAATGAATACGAACCAGAACCTTAGTAAGCTTGCAATCGGACCAAAAGAAATGAATGGCTTAAATATGTTCAATTCATATaag GTTGACTCAATGACCCCAGTGGTGACGGCCATGCCTCGGCCAGTGACCCAGCCTATGCCCAAAGTTACTCCCAGTGTTATCCAGGCAGCCCCTACAGTTTATACAGCACCACCCGCCCCTAAAAGACCAGACATGAGGATGCCAAGACAATTACGCATG GAGGAGCTGGCAGCATCAGTAGCCGAGCAACAGGCAGCCGTGATGGCGGCGGGGCTCCTGGAGGCTAAGAAGGACAGCGTCACAGATGACAGCGTCATTGGGCCAAGCATGCCTGAGCCAGAGCCTGTACACACAGAG CCACCAGAGAACGTAACAGAGGATAAGAAGAAAGGGAAACAGGAGAAGGTGAGGAAATGCATCCGTACAGCCGCAGGCGTCACTTGGGAAGACTCCAGCTTAACGGAGTGGGAGACAG ACGACTTTAGGATATTCTGTGGAGATCTGGGTAATGAGGTGAACGACGACATTCTCACAAGAGCATTCAGTCGTTATCCATCCTTTCTGAAGGCTAAAGTGGTACGAGACAAACGTACCGGGAAGACCAAGGGCTATGGCTTTGTCAGCTTCAAGGACCCCAATGACTACGTGCGGGCCATAAGGGACATGAACG GAAAATACGTAGGCAGCCGACCCATCAAGCTGCGAAAGAGCACATGGAAAGACAGGAACCTGGAGCTTGTACGCAAAAAgcagaaggagaaaaagaagctTGGGCTTAGATAA